In one window of Bos mutus isolate GX-2022 chromosome 13, NWIPB_WYAK_1.1, whole genome shotgun sequence DNA:
- the IDI1 gene encoding isopentenyl-diphosphate Delta-isomerase 1 — protein sequence MWRALAPARAIGRAASGGGARIGGGARALGRSLKDTPPAVQPTVDGSCLRFPGRRGGWAAMPEVSTDDLDERQVQLMAEMCILVDENDRRIGAETKKNCHLNENIERGLLHRAFSVFLFNTENKLLLQQRSDAKITFPGCFTNTCCSHPLSNPSELEENDAIGVRRAAQRRLKAELGIPMEEVPPEEINYLTRIHYKAQSDSIWGEHEIDYILLVKKNVTLNPDPNEIKSYCYVTKEELEELLGKAAHGEIKITPWFQIIADTFLFKWWDNLNRLNLFVDHEKIHRM from the exons ATGTGGCGCGCCCTGGCCCCGGCGCGGGCAATTGGCCGCGCGGCCTCGGGGGGCGGGGCTCGGATCGGAGGCGGGGCCCGTGCCTTGGGGCGGAGTCTGAAGGATACTCCCCCGGCGGTGCAGCCTACAGTGGACGGCTCGTGTCTCAG GTTCCCGGGGCGGCGCGGAGGCTGGGCGGCGATGCCGGAGGTGAGCACGGACGACCTGGACGAGCGGCAGGTGCAGCTCATGGCGGAGATGTGCATCCTCGTCGACGAGAACGACCGGAGGATCGGGGCAGAGACCAAGAAGAACTGCCACCTGAACGAGAACATCGAGAGAG GGCTGTTGCACCGAGCTTTCAGTGTCTTCTTGTTCAACACCGAGaacaagctgctgctgcagcaGAGGTCTGACGCTAAGATTACCTTCCCAG GGTGTTTTACTAATACTTGCTGTAGTCACCCATTAAGCAACCCAAGTGAGCTGGAAGAAAATGATGCTATTGGAGTAAGAAGAGCAGCACAGAGGCGGTTAAAGGCCGAACTCGGAATTCCCATGGAAGAG GTTCCTCCAGAGGAAATTAATTATCTAACACGAATTCACTACAAGGCTCAATCTGATAGTATCTGGGGAGAACATGAAATTGACTACATTTTGTTGGTAAAGAAGAATGTGACCTTGAATCCAGACCCCAATGAGATTAAAAGCTATTGCTACGTAACAAAGGAAGAATTAGAAGAACTTCTAGGAAAGGCGGCCCATGGTGAAATTAAGATAACCCCATGGTTTCAAATTATTGCAGATACTTTTCTCTTTAAGTGGTGGGATAACTTAAATCGTTTGAATCTGTTTGTtgaccatgagaaaatacacaGGATGTAA